Proteins encoded by one window of Hyphomicrobium nitrativorans NL23:
- the rplO gene encoding 50S ribosomal protein L15 — translation MRLNEIKDNPGARKTRVRIGRGIGSGVGKTGGRGGKGQTARSGVAIGGFEGGQMPLHRRLPKRGFTKWNRKDWNEINIGALQRAVDEGKLKAGQDVDVTALVDAGILRRAKDGLRLLGTGEITAKLALTVNHASAKAKEAIEKAGGSVSIIEKKVLADDVAKREKSAAKKAAAKAGK, via the coding sequence ATGCGGCTCAACGAGATTAAGGACAACCCGGGCGCGCGTAAGACGCGCGTGCGGATCGGCCGGGGCATCGGCTCGGGCGTCGGCAAGACGGGCGGACGCGGCGGCAAGGGCCAGACCGCACGTTCCGGCGTAGCGATCGGTGGCTTCGAAGGCGGTCAGATGCCGCTCCACCGCCGCCTGCCCAAGCGCGGCTTCACCAAGTGGAACCGCAAGGACTGGAACGAGATCAACATCGGCGCGCTCCAGCGGGCGGTCGATGAGGGCAAGCTCAAGGCTGGCCAGGACGTGGACGTGACGGCGCTTGTCGACGCGGGCATCCTGCGCCGCGCCAAGGACGGCCTGCGCCTCCTCGGTACCGGCGAGATCACGGCCAAGCTGGCGCTCACGGTGAACCACGCTTCCGCGAAAGCGAAAGAGGCCATCGAGAAGGCCGGCGGCTCGGTCAGCATCATCGAGAAGAAGGTGCTTGCCGACGACGTGGCCAAGCGCGAAAAGTCTGCGGCCAAGAAGGCGGCCGCCAAGGCGGGCAAGTAA
- the rpmD gene encoding 50S ribosomal protein L30, with amino-acid sequence MAKKTITVEQYKSANRRPEIQTKTLIGLGLNKLNRRRVLEDTPAVRGMIAKVPHLVRIVDETGKA; translated from the coding sequence ATGGCCAAGAAGACGATCACGGTCGAGCAGTACAAAAGCGCGAACCGCCGGCCTGAGATCCAGACCAAGACCCTGATCGGTCTCGGTCTCAACAAGCTCAACCGCCGCCGCGTCCTTGAGGACACCCCGGCCGTGCGCGGCATGATCGCAAAAGTTCCCCATCTCGTTCGCATCGTCGACGAGACGGGTAAGGCTTGA